TGCGCGGGGCCAGCATGCCGATGTTGATCAGTTCGGAGACGAAGACGTCGGCCTTCTCCGGCAGGTCGCCGCCCTCGCCAACCGTCAGCTGGGTGGACAGGCGCGGCACCACGTCGATGCGGCCGGCAAAGCCGTTGCGCGCCACGGTTTCCTTGGCGACGCGGGCGAGGATCGGGTTGACCTCGCAGGTCACAACCTTCTTGGCGCCGGCGCGGGCCGCCATCATGGCGACGATGCCGGAGCCGGTGCCGATCTCCAGCACCAGCGAATCGGGCTTCACCGCCCGTTCCAGCGACTGCTTGTAGGCTTCGTTGCGCTCGAAATCGTTGATCATCGGCAGGTGCCAGCCGGGCACCGCGTTGGAATAGATCAGCCGGCGGGTGAACTTCACCATCGGGTGGTCGGGCGCCTGTTCGCGCGCCGCCTCGATCACCTCGATGGCCTCCGCCGCGCGGTCCAGGCTCTGCAGCACATGGGCGAGGCCGACCTGGGCGGGGACGAAGCGCGGGGCGGCGGCGAGCACGGTGCGGAACTCCGCCTCCGCCTCGGCCAGCCGGCCGCGGGTGGAGAGAAGCTCCGCCAGGCTGTAATGGACGTCGAGATAGTCGGGGGCCTGCTCCAGCGCGGTGCGGAAATGCCGTTCCGCCTCCTCCAGGTCGCCCAGCTCGCGCAGGGTGGCGGCGAGGAAATGGTGCATTTCCGGCGCTTCGGGACGGAGGTCCAGCGCGGTGCGGAAGCAGTCCGCCGCCTCGTCCAGCCGGCTCTGCGCCTTCAGCGCGTTGCCGAGGTTGCCGTGCAGTTCGGGCAGGCGCGGGTTGATGGCGAGGCCGGCGCGGAACGCCTCCTCCGCCTCCGCCGGGCGGGCCTGCTGGAAGAGCAGGCTGCCGCGGCTGTTGTGGAAGGACGGGTCGTTGCCGTTCTCCGCGATGGCCTGGGCGAACAGGGCCAGCGCGTTTTCCGGATGGTCGGTGTGGGCGGCGACCAGCCCCAGCAGATGCAGCGCCTGGGCATTGTGCGGATCCGTCGCCAGGATCGCCCGGCAGTCCTGTTCCGCCCCCGCCAGATCGTTGCTGCGGAATCGCTTGGCCGCGTCGAGCAGGGTCGGGGCGGGGGTGTCGGTCATCGCTGCGGCTCCAAAGACGGCGGGTACGGCGGGAACACGAAAAGATCGCCGCACCATACCGGGAATTGCCGCCCCGCTACAGCCTTTCGATCCGCATCCTTTCACCGGGCTCGGCCATTGCGCCTGCGCGATTATCACTGCATTCATACCCGCAAAAGGAGAATAAGGAGTCGGGCGCATGTCGGATACGGGAATGATCGGGCGCGTGAAGGGCGGCGTGACGGGCGGCGTGATGGGGGCGCTGGCGGCGACGCTGCTGCTGGCGGGCTGCGCCACGGCGGAAATGGGCGGTGCCGGCGCCGGAGGGGGCGATGCCGCGGGATCGGCGGCGGCGCGGCGGTTCGAGGCGGTGCGGACCAGCCCGCCGGAACTGCGCGCCTTCCTCTACCGCATGCCCAAGGGGGCGGACCTGCACAGCCACCTGACCGGTGCGGTCTATGCCGAGAGCTACATGCGGATGGCGGCGGATGCCGGGCTGTGCTTCGACGTCAAGGCCAACACGCTGGTGGCGCCGACGGCGCAGGCGCCCTGCGACGCCAAGGCCGGGCGGCCGGGCGCCGCGGCGGTGACCGCCGACAGCGTGCTGTATCCGGTGGCGCTGGACGCGCTGTCGACGCGCGACGCGCTGCCGGTCTCCGGCTACAGCCTGCATGACCAGTTCTTCGCCACCTTCGGACGGTTCCGTGCCGCCGCCAACGCGACCCCCACTTCCACCGGCGATCTGCTGGCCGAGGTGGTGGACCGCGCCGGCCGGCAGGGCGAACGCCATGTCGAACTGATGGTGTCCTTCGGCACCGGCCCGGCCGCCGCCATCGGCAAGGCGTTCGCCTGGACGCCGCAGGCGGCGGCCGACCTGTCGGGCACCGCCGACCGGCTGATCGCCGCCGGCCTGCCGGCGCTGGTCGCCCCGGCCCGGCAGGAGATCGACGCCGCCGAGTCGCGGATGCGCTCCGTCCTGGGCTGCGGCACGCCGGCGGCGCGGCCGGGCTGTGCGGTGTCGGTGCGCTACCTCCAGCAGGTGGCGCGGACGCAAGGACCGGGGCCGGTCTTCGCCACCACCCTGTTCAACGCCCTGCTGGAAGAGCAGGAGCCGCGAATCGTCGGCCTGAACTTCGTGGCGCCGGAGGACAATCCGGTGGCGCTGGACGACTACGACCTGCACATGCGCATGGTGGCGGAGGCGGTACGGCGCCATCCCGGCACCAACGTCGCGCTGCATGCCGGCGAACTGACGCTGGGCCTCGTCCCGCCGGAGCGGCTGCGCGACCACATCCGCAAGGCGGTTGAGGTCGCACGCGCCAAGCGCATCGGCCATGGCGTCGACGTGATGTATGAGGACGATCCCCAGGGCCTGCTGCGGATGATGGCTGCGCGCAAGGTGGCGGTGGAGATCAACCTGACCAGCAACGACAAGATCCTGGGCGTCAGCGGCCGGAACCACCCGCTGCCGGTCTATCGCGCCGCAGGCGTGCCGGTGGTGCTGTCCACCGACGACGAGGGCGTGAGCAGGATCGACCTTACCAACGAGCTGCAGCGTGCGGTCGAGGAGTTCGGGCTGGGCTATGCCGATCTGGTCGGGCTGGCGCGCGCCAGCCTGGAGCACAGCTTCCTGCCCGGCGACAGCCTGTGGTCGGCCCCCGGCTGCACGCCGCCAATGGGCGAAGGGGTGCATGAGGACGCCTGCCGCGCGGTGACGGAGCGCAGCGAGAAGGCGCGGGTGCAATGGGGGCTGGAACAGGCGCTGGCGCGGTTCGACCGCGAGATGGCGGGGGTGCGGTAACGCCCGGCCGGACGCCCGCCCGCGGCGATGGGAAGCGGCGGGCGGGTTGCGCGGGTTGGAACAGCGTGAAACAGACTCCGGCACCCTGTTCATCCGTTCAACGGAGCGGGCGACGGGGTGGAGCGCGGCGCTGTCGGCCGGCGCCAAGCCATTGGCGATGAACGGGATTTTCGTCGCCCACCTGTTGCCGGGCCGCCGTCGGAGCCCGGCGATGGCCCAACGGATGGAACAGCGGAGCGGCTGGGCGGTGTTGCAGCGCCGCTCGCCCGGCGGCCGGCAAGGCATGAGGTCACGGGGCCGTACGCCGATCCGGCAGTGAAACGGACAGGACGAAAAGCGGACGACAGGCCCCATGCGCGGCCTCCGGGATTGGATATAGGTGTATAGTCCTATCACGACGCATGGCTACGGACCAGCGCGGCCTGCGCAGTCCCGGCGGAGAGCCGTGGGTGACCGCCATCGCCGAGGGGCTGGGCCGTAATGCCGGGGCGATGAGGTTGCTCGGCATCAGCGATTGCCACAACGAGATGTTTCAATGAGGCCGGGGCATTGCTGCTCCGGAATACGATGACCACGGGCCAGGACGGCTCGATGGGCACGCTTCACGCGCTTCAATGAGGCCGGAGCATTTCCGCTCCGGATTACCAGGGCTTGAGCCACATGGTCCACTGGGTCGCCGTGCTTCAATGAGGTCGGAGCATTTCCGCTCCGGATTACGTCGCCGCCCTGCTGTGCGTGCCCGTGATGGAGGAACTGGCTTCAATGAGGCCGGAGCATTTCCGCTCCGGATTACGCCGCATCCACATGGTGCCCTACCTCGTCACCGTCCCGCTTCAATGAGGCCGAAGCATTTCTGCTCCGGATTACCAAGCGACCACCCGCAGGCCTTCGGGCCGGGCGTGGATGCTTCAATGAGGCTGGAGCATTTCTGCTCCGGATTACACCGCTATCCGGATCGACCACAGGGGCCGTCAGAGCGCTTCAATGAGGCCGGAGCATTTCTGCTCCGGATTACGTGGCAGAGGACCAGTGGACGGTCAGGGCCCAGTCCAGCTTCAATGAGGCCGGAGCATTTCTGCTCCGGATTACGATGCGGAATTGGTCTCGCATGACCCGGCGCCGGAAAGTGCTTCAATGAGGCCGGAGCATTTCTGCTCCGGATTACCGAGTTCAAGACCAAGCGGAAGGACGCCCTTCAGTAGCTTCAATGAGGCCGGAGCATTTCCGCTCCGGATTACCTGCTGTTCCTCGATCCCCCTACCCGCGCCACACCCTGCTTCAATGAGGCCGGAGCATTTCCGCTCCGGATTACGGGGCAAGGCGCCGCCGACACCGACGAAGGCCGAGGCGCTTCAATGAGGCCGGAGCATTTCCGCTCCGGATTACTTCCTGGGAGACATGGCCCATCTCAAGCTGGGCATGTTCTTGCTTCAATGAGGCCGGAGCATTTCCGCTCCGGATTACAGGCACAGCGGCCGAAAGGACCGGTAGCCCTGATCCTCGCTTCAATGAGGCCGGAGCATTTCCGCTCCGGATTACTGTGGTCCGCTTTCGTCGCAGATTGGACGGCGCTTGCCCGGCTTCAATGAGGCCGGAGCATTTCCGCTCCGGATTACGATGAACTCAGCGACCGTGACCGCCGATTGTTGGCTGCTTCAATGAGGCCGGAGCATTTCCGCTCCGGATTACGATCTGGCGGACGAGCGGCTTAGAGCACCTAACAAAACGGCGTTTGGGCTGTTGAGAGGTGTATGGCTTCCCCTCTTGTCTCCGACGCCCTTTGGGCGCTGATTGAACCGTTGCTCCCACCGGAGCCGCCCAAGCCGAAGGGCGGGCGGCCTCGGCTGGACAACCGCGCCGCTCTAACCGGTATCCTGTTCGTGTTGCGCTCGGGCATTCCCTGGGAACTGCTGCCGGTTGAGATGGGGTGTGGTTCGGGCATGACCTGTTGGCGCCGGCTGCACGAATGGCAGCAAGCCGGCGTCTGGGAGCGATTGCACCGCGTGCTGCTCGATCGGCTTGGCTACGCCAACGCCATCAACTGGGATCGCGCGGCGGTGGACAGCGCCAGCGTTCCAGCAAAAAGGGGGGCGAGGAGACCGGGCCGAACCCGACGGACCGCGGCAAACCGGGCTCCAAGCGCCACATCCTCGTCGATGCCAATGGCATCCCCCTCGCCCTGAGGATTTCGCCGGCCAACCGGCATGACAGCAAGTTCCTGGAGGCGTTGGTCGATGCCGTGCCGGCAATCCGCCAATGTGCGGGCCGGCCACGGCGCCGACCGGCCAAGCTGCACGCCGACAAGGGCTACGACTTCGCCCACTGCCGGCAGGCGCTACGCCGGCGGGGGATCATTCCACGCATCGCCCGGCGTGGCATCGAGAGCAGTGAGCGCCTTGGCCGACACCGATGGGTGGTCGAGCGGACACTCGCTTGGTTTGCCCGGTTCCGCCGCATCGCCGTCCGCTATGAACGGCGCGCCGATATCTTCACCGCCTTCCACCATATCGCCGCCAGCCTCATCTGCTGGCGATTCGTCCAGAGATGGTTCTGTTAGGCGCTCTTAGGGCCGATACGCTGGGCTTCAATGAGGCCGGAGCATTTCCGCTCCGGATTACGTTCTAGGGTCGGACGAGCAAATTCTCGGCATGCTGGCTTCAATGAGGCCGGAGCATTTCCGCTCCGGATTACGCGGAGAACGAAATCCGCGACAGGAACCTGAAGGGACAGGACGCCGCTTCAATGAGGCCGGAGCATTTCCGCTCCGGATTACGCTCGCGCTCCAGGCGGAAACCCTGACCGTCGTCGGTGACGCTTCAATGAGGCCGGAGCATTTCCGCTCCGGATTACTGCGCCGGCCCTGGATCGTCACCAACCCGCCCTACTCGCTTCAATGAGGCCGGAGCATTTCCGCTCCGGATTACGGGCTGGGATGATGTACCGCACCTCGATGCGGACACGCTTCAATGAGGCCGGAGCATTTCCGCTCCGGATTACGCTGCTCTTCGTCACCATGGAGAATGAGGACTTCCAGCTTCAATGAGGCCGGAGCATTTCCGCTCCGGATTACACCTCAGCGTCCAGCACTCGCTGTTCGTGCAGGAATACCTGCTTCAATGAGGCCGGAGCATTTCCGCTCCGGATTACTGCCTTGCCCTCAAACCGTTCAAAGTCCACAGCGATTCGCCCTGGAATCGAGCGGTGAGGGACTCTGTCGGCTCGGTCAGGTCCTTGGGTCCGTTTTCGTTCTGAACGATGTCAAAGAACCCAGGAAAAACAACGACTCCGCCCTTGCGAGCGGTGACGGGGGTTTCGCCTGTGCCGGACCGCTCGCGGTGGCGGGGCGGCGGTGGGAAGGATAGCATGGGGTGGGGGGCAATGCCATCGCAGGGGGCTGGCCGCCCTCTCCCGACCCCCCTTACCCCTCCTCCGTATTCTCCCAGCCCCAGCGGGTCCAGGCGCCGTCGAGGAAGGCGGTCGGGCGGGGGGCGGCGGGGAGGCCGGGGCAGGACAGCAGGGACGGCGCGATGCGGCCGGCGCCGCGGGTCCACCACAGGCTGGCATCCGCGGGCAAGGGGCCGGACAGGCGGCCGAGAAGGGCGCGGGTGGCGGCGCCGACGCGCTCCGGCTCGGGACGGCCGAGGATGGCGAGGCGGGCCGGCAGGCCTTCGACATCGGCACCGGCGCGGCAGGCGTCGGCGGCCAGCGACTCGGCACGGGCCAGCCAGGGGGCACAGGCGGCGGGGGCGTCGGCGATGTCGAAGCCGGCAGGCAGTCCGGCGGCGATGGTGAAGGGATAGGGGCGGCCGACGCGGTCGGCGCTGGACATCCACACGCCGATCAGCGGGGTGGCGCCGCACAGGCCGGCCGCCAGGGCGAAGCGCCAGACCGGGGCCTGGGCGAACAGCGACTCCCATTCGGCGCCGAGCTGGCTGGCGGCCTCGCCCAACGCCGCCGACAGCCAGCCGTCCCACGGGCCGAGCACGGCGGGCGGCAGGCCGTGGCCGACGAAATCGCCGCGCGCCGGGACCTTGCCGTGGAAGCCCATCACCGGATCGGCGCCCATCCCAACGCCCGGCCCGGCGGCAAGGCCGCGCGGCGTGCCGAAGGATCCCATCATGGCAGGGCGGCCCGGCTGGCCGGGGTCGGTTGTGGAAGTGGCTGGGGCGTCGATTCGGCCAGCACCTCGCGCACGCGGGCGACCAGGGCCTCGTCGGGCGGGACCGGGGCGAAGCCGACGGCGAACAGGGCGGCCAGATGGTCGCCGAGGGCGCGTCGTGCCGCCTCGTTGGCCGGGCCGGGAAGCGTGCGCTGCCAGTCGAGCGCCAGCCATTCCGCCAGCGCGCCGGCATCCATCGGTTCGGCCCCGCCGACCATGTGCCCAGTGATCATGTGATACAGGCGCAGGGTCCGGCGCAGCTGGTCGGGCAAGGCCCAGTCGGCGCGCAGCCGCTCCTCCAGCCTGAGGGCGATGCGGGCGAGGAACTGGCTGCGCAGGGCGCGGCTGTAGGCCTCCCGCGCCGGGACGGCGATGCGGGCGCCCTGGTAGAGGCCGCCGGCCAGCGCCGGATCGGCCCAATTCTGCGCCTCGTCGAAGGCGTGCGGCAGGGCGCGCAGGGCGTCCAGCGCCGGCAGGATCGCCGCCGGGTCGGCATCGTCCACCCGCGTCAACGCGCGCGGCGGCGTGTCGAGCGGGCGCAGCGCCGCCTCCACCACCGCGGCGCCGGCATCGGCGCGCTCCAGCAGGGCGGCGTTGCCCCGCGCGCTGACCAGCCACCAGCCGCCGAGCGCCGCGCCCAGCAGCAGGGCTGCGGCGGCGGACAGGGCGTTGCGGCGGCGGCGGGTGCGCTCCAGCACGCGGTCGACCTGGGCGAGGTTGGCTTCCGGAAAGACGATGTCGGGCAGCAGCCGGTCGAGGAAATAGGTGGAGGCCGGGCCGTCGGCCTCCGGCTCCAGCAGGCCGAGCGGGCCGCCGGTCTGGGTGGCGCTGGTCAGGTAGAGCCCGCGCAGGCGCGGCGTCTCCTCGCCCTGTTCGGAGCCGAAGACGGTGTCGACGATGTCGGCCAGCGCCGGCTCCAGCTCCGCCACCCGCATCGGCAGGGTGAAGGCGTCGCTGCGGCGGCGGATGTCGGGTTCCTGGTGCAGCCGGTCGAGCAGCCGCTCGTCCAGCCGCCGCACCAGACCGGCATAGAGGTCGCGGAAGAGCGGCAGCGGGCTGGCGCTTTCCGGTTCTGCGGCCGGCAGGGTCAGGCCCCAGATCTGGCTGCGCGCCTCGCGGTCAAGCGGATCGAAGAAGGTGGCGAAGCCGTCCAGCAGGTCGGCCTTGGTCAGCAGCAGATAGACCGGCAGGCGGACGCCCAGCTGCACCCGCAGCTCGTTCAGGCGCTGGCGGATCAGGATGGCGTGGTTGCGCCGCTCGGCATCGGTCCAGCCGGTCAGCTCGGGGATGCTGACGGTCAGCAGGACGCCGTTGGCGGGCTGGCGCGGGCGATGCTCCTTCAACAGGTCGAGCAGGCCGGACCACACCCGGCCGTCGACCGCGCGTCGGCTGTCCTGGGTGGTGTAGCGGCCGGCGGTGTCGATCAGCACGGCGCGGTCGGTGAACCACCAGTCGCAGTTGCGGGTGCCGGCCAGACCGGCCAGCGGCCCGGTAACGGTGCCGTTGAGCAGCGGGGTGGCGAGGCCGGTGTTGGCCAGCGCCGTCGTCTTGCCCGAACCGGGGGCGCCGATCACCAGATACCATGGCAGCTGGTAGAGATAGCGCCCGCCCCGCCGCTTGCGCAGCTGGGCCAGCACGGCGTCGAGGCGCTTGCGCACCGTGCCGATCTCCTCCAGCGAGGCCTTCAGTTCGGGATCGCGGCCGGCGGCCAGCGCCTCCAGCAGGCGGGCGTTGGCGGCGCGCTCGCGGCCGTCGATGCGGCGGTTGACGGCGATCCACACCGCCAGCGCCAGCAGCAGCGGCAGCAGACGGACGCTCCAGTCGGCCTGGATGGTCGGCAGCAGGTGGGGGGCGGCGGATGCGGCCAGACGCGGCAGCAGCAGCCAGCCGGCCAGCCCCAGCGCCAGCGCGCCCGCCAGCGAGGTCGCCCAGCGGGCGCGGGCGGAGCGGTGGGGCGAGGGCGTGGCGGCGGGCTTGCGGCGCCTGCCGGTCTTCTTCGCCACAACCTTCTTCGCCGGAGTGGCGCCAGCCTTCTTGGGATGGGGATCGGCCATGGCGGGCGCCCTATTGCGGATAGAGGCGGATGTCGATCCGCCGGTTGGCGTCGCGCCCGGCGGGCGTGTCGTTCAGCGCGACCGGCTCCTGGTCGCCATGGCCCTCGGCCGACAGGCGGGCGGGGGTGATCGTGTGCTCCAGCAGCTTGCGGACGGCTTCGGCGCGGGCGTCGGTCAGGGATTGGGCGGTGGCGAGACGGCCGGCGGGCGGGGTCTGGTCGTCGGTGTGGGCGACCACCAGCACGCCGCCGGACTCCGCCGCCAGGGTCTGGCCCACCCGCTCGACGATGGCGCGGTGGCGGGCCTTCACCGCGTCGCCGCCGGTGGCGAACATCGCCGCCGCCGGGATGCGGATGACCAGGGCGCCGTCCTCCCCCGCCAGCACCTCGACGGAGCCGGTGCGGATCTCCGGGGCGAGTTGGCCGGTGATGCGGGCGATCAGGGCCGGGCCGGCGGTGGGCGGCGGCGGCGGGACCAGCCGGGCGATCTCGATCGGCCGGTCGGGCAGCAAGGCGGCGATACGGGAGGCCACCGGCTCCGCTTGCCGGTCGAGGGTGCCGGCGAGATGGACGTAGAGGCCGGACAGGCCCAGCGCCACCGCCGCCCAGATAAGCCAGCCGGGCAAGCCGCCGCCAAGGGTATTGCGAACTGGGCGGAACGGCTCCGCCACCCCGGTCCAGGCCGGCGAAAGCTCCGCCGGTACGTCGCCGCGGGCGCGGCGCAGGATACGGTACAGCTCGTCGCGCAGGCGGGCGAGGTCGTGGGCGCCGCCGGGCTTGTCGCGGAAGCGGCCTTCGAAGCCCAGCGACAGGCAGGCGTAGAACAGCTCCAGCGCATGGCGGTGGCGGCGCGGGTCGCCCAGCATGCCGTCGAGCAGGTCGAAGAAGCGCACCCCGGCACCGGGCTCGGCCACCAGTTCGGCCACTGGCGCCCCGCCATGGCCGGCGGCGCGGGCGACGTCGTCCAGTGTGGCGGCCAGCGCAATGCGGGCGGCGCGGATGTCGTCGGGGTCGAGGGCAGCGCTGGCGGCGGCGCGGTCGAACCGCTCCAGCGCCGAGGCGGCGGCGGCGCGCGGCGGGTCGGACAGGGCGCGGTCGCGTAGCGAGGTGGCCAGCGCCAGCACCGGGGCGGCGACGCTGAGCAGCGGGTTGAGGGCGTCGCGGGGGCGGGCAGGCGGAGCGGGGGTGTCGGCGGCGGCCGGCGGGGGCGCGGCCTCCGCCAGCAGGTCCGCTCCGTCCGTTTGCTCGTCCGCCTGCATGTGTCGTCCGCCGTGGGGAAAGTCGGGGGGAGGTATAGCAGGGTCGGGGCGGTGGGGGGAACGTCGGTGGACTGAGTTAGACCCCCACCCTAACCCTCCCCCGCTGGGCGGGGGAGGGGACAAGTGCTTGTTCGGGAGGGTGGCGGCAGTCCCTCCCCCGCCCAGCGGGGGAGGTTAGGTGGGGGTCTTACCCAGCCCACCCCTACCGCACCCCGGTGTTGCTGTAGTCGTGCTGCACCTTCGGCGCGGCGCCGGAGCTGCCGGCGATCTTTTCGATCAGCGAACCGATGGCGCCGCCGGGCGGGGCGTCGGCCGAGGCCATCGGGACGCCGTTCGGTATCGTGCTTCCCGGCGGCGGTGTCCAGGCGGGGGCGCCGTCCAGGCCGGGGAGCGGGCGGGCGGGCTTGCCGGCATGGGCGTCCAGCATGAATTCGCGCCACAGCTTGGCCGGCAGGGTGCCGCCGGTGACCTTCTTCATGGCGTCGTTGTTGTCGTTGCCGAGCCAGACGCCGGCGACCAGATCGGCGGTGAAGCCGACGAACCACGCGTCGTGATAGTCCTGGGTGGTGCCGGACTTGGCCGCCGCCGGGCGGTTCAGCCGGGCGCTGCGGCCGGTGCCGTAGTCGAGCACGCCGCTCATCATCCGGGCGAGCTGGACCGCGTGGGCGGGGTCGACCACCGGCGCGCCGCCGCCGCCCTGGCGCCGGTAGAGCACGGCGCCGTCGCGGCTCCTGATCTCGGTGATGGCATAGGCCCAGACGGGGACGCCGCGGTTGGCGATGCCGGCATAGGCGCGCACCAGCTCCAGCGGCGTCACTTCGCTGGTGCCGAGCGCCAGCGACAGGTCGCGGGTCAAGGGCGAGGAGATGCCGAGGTTCGACGCGATCCGCCGCACCCGGTCGGTGCCGACCCGGTCGATCAGCCGCGCCGTCGCGGTGTTGGAGGAATGGGCCAGCGCCGAGGCCAACGTGATGCTGCCGCGGTACTTGCCGTCGTAATTGCCGGGACTCCAGGTGCCGAGCTGGACCGGGGCGTCGTCGATCAGGCTGTCGGGGGTCCAGCCGGTTTCCAGCGCCGCCAGATAGACGAAGGGCTTGAAGGCCGAGCCCGGCTGGCGCAGCGCCTGGGTGGCGCGGTTGAATTCGCTGCTGTCGTAATCGCGGCCGCCGACCAGCGCGCGCACGGCGCCATCCGGGCTCATGGCGACCAGCGCGCCCTGGCGGACGTTGGCGGCGGCGCCGGGACCGCCGAGCAGCGCTTCCATCCGCTGTTCGGCGGCGCGCTGCATCCGCAGGTCCAGCGTGGTGCGGACGATGACGTCGCCATGATCGGGGCCGGCGAAGCCCGGCACCAGATCGGTCACCCAGTCGGCGAAATAGCGGCCGTCGCCGCCGGGCCTGCGCTTGGGCGAGGGCTTGGCGGTGCGGGCGGCATCGTACTGCGCCTGGGTGAGATAGCCGGCGTCCAGCATCGCCGCCATCACCACCCGCGCCCGCTCCGCCGACTCATCGGGGTTGGAGCTGGGGGCGTAGCGCGATGGCGCCTTCAACAGGCCGGCGAGCACAGCCGATTCGCGGATGTCGACCTCGGTCGCCGGCTTGCCGAAATAGGTGCGGGCGGCGGCGTCCACCCCGAAGGTGCCGGCGCCGAGATAGACGCGGTTCAGATAGGCGGTGAGGATCTGGTCCTTGGTGAAGCGGCTCTCCAGCCACAGCGCCAGCATCGCCTCCTGAATCTTGCGCTTTAGCGACTTCTCGGGCGTCAGGAACAGGTTCTTGGCGAGCTGCTGGGTGATGGTGGAGCCGCCCTGCACCGCCCGGCCGGAGCGCCAGTTGACGTAGACGGCGCGGGCAAGGCCCAGCGGGTCGATGCCGAAATGGCTGTAGAAGCGGCGGTCCTCGATCGCCAGAACGGCGTCGACCAGATGCGGCGGCAGGTCGCGCACGCTGAGCGTCGTGCCCTGCAGGTCGCCGAAGCGGGCGAACTCGCTGCCGTCGGCGGCCAGAACGGTGATCGAGGCGCGGCGTTCGAACTGCGCCACCTTGGAGATGTCCGGCAGGTCGAGCGCGAACCAGGCCAGCACCGCGCCAAGCCCGATGCCGCACCAGATGGCGGCGACGAGGCCCCATTGCAGCAGTTGCCTCATCCAGCCGCCGCCCTTGGCCCTGTTGTTCTTTGGCGGCTGCGGCGGCTGCGGCGGCTGGGAACCGCCGGACCGGGGAGCGGACGGCTTGGACGCTTTTATCTTGGGCAAGGAGATCCTTGGCAGGGTGAAGGGCGGCAGGGTGAAGGACGGCAGCGTGAAGGAGGGCAAGCCGCGGCGGCGCGGCCGGCGCGGCTGCTTGTAGGGGGTCGGCGGCGGGGCGGCGGAGGGAGGCGGCTGCCTGCGGCGCGGCTTGCCCTGGCCGAGTCTCTGGCCAAGGGTAGCCAGCCGGTCGCGGGCAATCCCGAACGCCTTGGCGGCCAGCGCACGGGCGATCCCGCCCGCCGTCAGCCGGTCGAGCGGCGACGGGTCTTCGCGGGTGCGGACCGGACGGGGGCCGGCGTAGAGCTGGCCCGTCCTCTGGTCCCTTTGGTGGTCGGG
The Azospirillum sp. TSA2s DNA segment above includes these coding regions:
- a CDS encoding transglycosylase domain-containing protein; the encoded protein is MTADRPDHQRDQRTGQLYAGPRPVRTREDPSPLDRLTAGGIARALAAKAFGIARDRLATLGQRLGQGKPRRRQPPPSAAPPPTPYKQPRRPRRRGLPSFTLPSFTLPPFTLPRISLPKIKASKPSAPRSGGSQPPQPPQPPKNNRAKGGGWMRQLLQWGLVAAIWCGIGLGAVLAWFALDLPDISKVAQFERRASITVLAADGSEFARFGDLQGTTLSVRDLPPHLVDAVLAIEDRRFYSHFGIDPLGLARAVYVNWRSGRAVQGGSTITQQLAKNLFLTPEKSLKRKIQEAMLALWLESRFTKDQILTAYLNRVYLGAGTFGVDAAARTYFGKPATEVDIRESAVLAGLLKAPSRYAPSSNPDESAERARVVMAAMLDAGYLTQAQYDAARTAKPSPKRRPGGDGRYFADWVTDLVPGFAGPDHGDVIVRTTLDLRMQRAAEQRMEALLGGPGAAANVRQGALVAMSPDGAVRALVGGRDYDSSEFNRATQALRQPGSAFKPFVYLAALETGWTPDSLIDDAPVQLGTWSPGNYDGKYRGSITLASALAHSSNTATARLIDRVGTDRVRRIASNLGISSPLTRDLSLALGTSEVTPLELVRAYAGIANRGVPVWAYAITEIRSRDGAVLYRRQGGGGAPVVDPAHAVQLARMMSGVLDYGTGRSARLNRPAAAKSGTTQDYHDAWFVGFTADLVAGVWLGNDNNDAMKKVTGGTLPAKLWREFMLDAHAGKPARPLPGLDGAPAWTPPPGSTIPNGVPMASADAPPGGAIGSLIEKIAGSSGAAPKVQHDYSNTGVR